A section of the Clostridium sp. TW13 genome encodes:
- a CDS encoding methyl-accepting chemotaxis protein, producing MKKISTKIIAAIVFFCLVTSIIITTATNIVSKGALKTDAESNLLQTSVNKAQTINEGLISTKNTVDNLESLFSQSFDLNKVKTDKAYADSYAKFMSPIMKNLISRQPNLLGVALIINPELTDSAYQVIFERKAGEKDVTQLQKFTKSQFQTNNPDMTWYYNPINSKTALWSDPHTDSSSTSMRMAYTKPIYINNQLIGVIAVDLFFNDYKNMINNVKIYDKGHASLLNKDTKYLVDKKYTDKDTLKTVLGNTVDVISKDSGIQYYEKDGIKSVLAYTKLYNGNIMIVSADESDIFKVINNNIILSIIITLIVCIITSIIALFIGKRLSDPIVFITGLVNLTSTLDFRENDKFSKINNFKDESGIIGKAVLNLREILKDVLIDIKKCSDTTSGHSINLNSVTEELQDSLTAINSTVIELANGAEAQANDAQDSSEKLGVLSDKVENIISITDTFNSEFETAKTYNDKAIKSIDTLMDKIKSTTEIELKTSNSVKELAEKSSLIENIVLTINGISTQTNLLALNAAIEAARAGEAGRGFGVVAEQIRALSEQTADSTKKIETIINDIRNEISITEKNMDASTSNIIEVNNSINESKQSFADIKLSFQTLSSKVDTLISNIDDIKTSKESVVDSIQGITAICEQSAAATEEVSATVHEQLSSVANVREASESLKNLVNTLEELLGKFTL from the coding sequence ATGAAAAAAATATCTACAAAAATAATTGCAGCAATTGTTTTCTTTTGCTTAGTAACGTCAATTATTATTACTACTGCAACAAATATAGTAAGTAAAGGCGCACTAAAAACTGATGCCGAGAGCAATTTACTTCAGACTTCTGTTAATAAAGCTCAAACAATAAATGAAGGACTTATATCTACTAAAAATACTGTAGATAACTTAGAGTCTCTTTTTTCTCAAAGTTTTGATTTAAATAAAGTAAAAACTGATAAAGCATATGCTGACAGTTATGCTAAGTTTATGTCTCCAATAATGAAAAATTTAATTTCAAGACAACCTAATTTACTAGGCGTAGCTCTAATAATAAATCCAGAATTGACAGATTCAGCTTATCAAGTAATCTTTGAAAGAAAAGCTGGTGAAAAAGATGTAACACAATTGCAAAAATTCACTAAGAGCCAATTTCAAACTAACAATCCAGATATGACTTGGTACTACAATCCTATAAACAGTAAAACTGCTCTTTGGAGTGACCCACATACAGATTCAAGTTCTACTAGCATGAGAATGGCATACACAAAACCAATATACATAAATAATCAATTAATCGGAGTAATCGCTGTTGACTTATTCTTTAATGATTATAAAAATATGATAAATAATGTAAAGATTTATGACAAAGGACATGCCTCCTTGCTTAATAAAGATACTAAATACTTAGTTGATAAAAAATATACTGACAAAGATACTTTAAAAACAGTATTAGGCAATACAGTGGATGTAATATCAAAAGACTCAGGAATACAGTATTATGAAAAAGATGGTATAAAATCAGTACTAGCTTATACCAAACTGTATAATGGCAACATAATGATTGTATCAGCTGATGAATCAGATATATTTAAAGTTATAAATAACAATATAATACTATCAATAATTATAACTTTAATTGTATGTATTATAACTTCTATAATAGCTTTATTCATAGGAAAGAGACTAAGTGACCCAATAGTGTTTATTACAGGACTTGTTAATCTTACTTCTACTCTTGATTTTAGGGAAAATGATAAGTTTTCTAAGATTAATAATTTCAAAGATGAATCAGGTATTATAGGAAAAGCAGTATTAAATCTGCGTGAAATATTAAAAGATGTATTAATAGATATTAAAAAATGTTCTGATACTACCTCTGGTCACTCAATTAATTTAAATTCAGTAACTGAAGAATTACAAGATTCACTTACTGCTATAAACAGTACAGTTATAGAACTTGCTAATGGTGCTGAAGCCCAAGCAAATGATGCACAAGATAGTTCTGAAAAATTAGGAGTTTTATCTGATAAAGTTGAAAACATCATAAGCATCACAGATACTTTTAACTCTGAATTTGAGACAGCTAAAACATATAATGATAAAGCAATCAAATCTATTGATACTTTAATGGATAAAATCAAAAGCACTACTGAAATAGAACTTAAGACAAGTAATAGTGTTAAGGAACTAGCTGAAAAATCTTCACTTATAGAAAATATTGTCCTTACAATAAACGGGATTTCAACTCAAACAAATCTATTAGCTTTAAATGCTGCTATTGAAGCTGCTAGAGCTGGTGAAGCCGGTAGAGGATTTGGAGTCGTGGCAGAACAAATTCGTGCTCTCTCAGAACAAACTGCCGATTCTACTAAGAAAATTGAGACTATAATAAATGATATTCGTAACGAAATTAGTATTACTGAAAAGAATATGGATGCTTCAACTTCTAACATTATAGAAGTTAATAATTCAATAAATGAATCAAAGCAATCCTTCGCAGATATAAAATTATCTTTCCAAACCCTTAGTTCAAAAGTAGATACATTAATATCAAACATAGATGATATTAAAACTAGTAAAGAATCTGTAGTAGATTCAATTCAAGGAATAACTGCTATTTGTGAACAGTCAGCAGCTGCTACAGAAGAAGTGTCTGCTACAGTACATGAGCAATTAAGCTCAGTAGCTAATGTTAGAGAAGCTTCTGAATCACTTAAAAACTTAGTAAACACATTAGAAGAACTTCTTGGTAAGTTCACTCTATAA
- a CDS encoding MFS transporter, with protein sequence MEITKSSYGVVLKEKNYLLFMIANLISRFGDSVDAIAFGFMVFKLTGSASLMALLFGVNAVPTMIFQPFAGALVDRFNKKKVIVCCDLGRGLIVGGIAILFMTGLLSVPVVFIATFINSTFESFRSPAGGAIIPLILSKENYTYGMSLSSTSSRIVEIVGLAVAGAIVGILGVSGGILIDSSSFFICGLIMCLLKPVGDIKNKVDISFKSYKDDLKSGFKYLMKSKLLLNLILFTPLVNMLLVPINTLGIVYVSNSLKLGPEVYSIIQISLIVGIGLGSFVFPKVSEKVKGIKIFIVSGVLIGIPYASYYFIPGTTCVEIILVPVGIIFGLGAGLIMMQLNVLAMQKIEKEYMARVFGIMGALAMSAMPLGSVIVGGLCLVLSTTQIFLVVGILTVLLFLSQVFNKNIRSL encoded by the coding sequence ATGGAGATTACAAAAAGTTCGTATGGAGTTGTATTGAAAGAAAAGAATTATTTATTGTTTATGATCGCAAACTTGATTTCAAGATTTGGGGATTCTGTGGATGCGATTGCTTTTGGATTTATGGTATTTAAGTTAACAGGATCAGCATCCTTGATGGCATTATTATTTGGGGTTAATGCCGTACCTACAATGATATTTCAACCTTTTGCAGGAGCATTGGTTGATAGGTTCAATAAGAAGAAGGTAATTGTTTGCTGTGATTTAGGCAGAGGATTAATAGTAGGAGGCATAGCCATTTTATTTATGACAGGACTTTTAAGTGTTCCAGTTGTATTTATAGCTACATTCATCAATTCTACATTTGAGTCGTTTAGATCACCAGCTGGTGGGGCAATTATACCATTAATACTTTCTAAGGAGAATTATACTTACGGGATGTCATTATCTTCTACTTCATCAAGAATTGTAGAAATTGTAGGATTAGCAGTTGCAGGTGCAATTGTAGGTATACTAGGGGTAAGTGGTGGAATACTAATAGATTCTTCTTCATTTTTTATATGTGGTTTAATAATGTGCTTATTAAAGCCTGTTGGAGATATTAAAAATAAAGTAGATATTAGTTTCAAATCATATAAGGATGATTTAAAGAGTGGCTTTAAATATTTAATGAAGAGCAAGCTGTTGTTAAACTTAATTTTATTTACTCCGCTAGTAAATATGCTATTGGTTCCCATAAATACATTAGGAATTGTGTATGTAAGTAACAGTTTGAAATTAGGACCAGAGGTATATTCAATCATTCAAATTTCATTAATAGTAGGAATTGGACTAGGAAGTTTTGTTTTTCCTAAAGTAAGTGAAAAGGTAAAAGGTATAAAAATATTTATAGTATCTGGAGTGCTGATTGGCATACCATATGCAAGTTATTATTTTATACCTGGAACAACGTGTGTAGAGATAATTTTAGTACCAGTAGGCATTATATTTGGATTGGGAGCAGGTTTGATTATGATGCAGCTTAATGTGCTTGCAATGCAAAAGATAGAAAAGGAGTATATGGCGAGAGTTTTTGGGATAATGGGAGCTTTGGCTATGAGCGCAATGCCTCTTGGTTCAGTAATAGTTGGAGGACTATGTTTAGTGCTAAGCACAACTCAAATATTCTTAGTGGTAGGAATACTTACTGTACTTTTGTTCTTATCTCAAGTTTTTAATAAAAATATTAGATCGTTATAA
- a CDS encoding ArsR/SmtB family transcription factor, translating to MDIEIKQTTHELREIVRFIYNVSNEDLEEQFYGELQQQIYEENKIKLENFIKKEYTKIKKSSNKFKKLMTLEDKDREFYFINMCKKTACVAEILIYNINMDLIKELHNDMNNYDENFFREQLILGINQEFADEISEKGDQFEQLLDDKSILNFIDLLDTIEINEDAKWKLIQVYKNPKPHYMVLVEIILKNEDAHKNAYKEVEQLVHKFIEDFQKDPQGKYVYIQETIGIKLNSNKLIIYPAVARFNALTMDLKDGCEILHYGILFDKLMEGVRTIGSDKAPIINVLKPLSDKSKFEIIRLLKNEEMYGQQIAEKLKLTTATVSYHMNDLVVANLVCLERRDSKVYYSLNRKAIKEFISELETYML from the coding sequence ATGGATATAGAAATAAAGCAGACCACACATGAATTAAGAGAAATTGTTAGATTTATTTATAATGTTTCAAATGAAGATTTAGAAGAACAGTTTTATGGAGAGTTACAGCAGCAAATATATGAAGAAAATAAAATTAAGTTGGAGAATTTCATAAAGAAGGAATATACCAAAATTAAAAAGAGCAGTAATAAGTTTAAGAAATTAATGACTTTAGAAGATAAAGATAGGGAATTTTACTTTATTAATATGTGTAAGAAGACAGCCTGCGTAGCAGAAATTCTAATTTATAATATTAATATGGATTTGATAAAAGAATTACATAATGATATGAATAACTATGATGAAAATTTCTTTAGAGAACAATTAATATTGGGAATTAATCAGGAATTTGCAGATGAAATTTCAGAAAAAGGTGATCAATTTGAACAATTATTAGATGATAAAAGTATACTAAATTTTATTGATTTATTAGATACAATAGAGATAAATGAAGATGCTAAGTGGAAACTTATACAAGTATATAAGAACCCAAAACCTCATTACATGGTATTAGTCGAAATAATATTGAAAAATGAGGATGCTCACAAAAATGCTTATAAGGAAGTTGAACAATTAGTTCATAAATTTATAGAAGATTTTCAGAAAGATCCTCAGGGTAAATATGTTTATATACAAGAAACTATAGGAATTAAGTTAAATAGTAATAAGTTAATAATATATCCAGCAGTAGCAAGATTTAATGCTTTGACTATGGATTTAAAAGATGGTTGTGAAATATTGCATTATGGAATTTTGTTTGATAAACTCATGGAAGGAGTCAGAACTATTGGAAGTGATAAGGCTCCAATTATTAATGTGCTAAAGCCATTAAGTGATAAAAGTAAGTTTGAAATAATAAGATTACTAAAGAATGAAGAAATGTATGGTCAGCAAATTGCAGAAAAATTAAAGCTTACCACAGCTACAGTATCTTATCATATGAATGATTTAGTTGTTGCCAATTTGGTGTGTTTAGAAAGAAGAGACAGTAAAGTTTATTATAGCTTAAATAGAAAAGCTATTAAAGAGTTTATATCTGAGTTAGAAACTTATATGCTTTAA
- a CDS encoding Ig-like domain-containing protein: protein MKRFLKSKNFVLAFVLVFLLQNVQVLASTTTSSSVPTTSIKQVSTSSIKVSASSTVAVKSLSINKWSLSAPIAYKETLKATISPSNATNKRLEWSSSNPKVVKVDSTGTITALAVGNATIWAESADNWRIFDTCSVQVLPSVSGVKLNKTSTTIAKNGKETLQVSILPSNAGNKSVTWSSNNSKVATVDKNGVVTGINDGTAVITARTVDKAKTATCTVKVVTVPVTSVGLNKTSTTLAKGYKEALAATVAPSNATNKNVTWSTSNPKIATVDSNGVVTATGVGSAVITAKTVSQSKAASCKVTVNDITAQYKPSNFKNQYIEVKAVNSNTLRVTGKLINGSKYLLADVTDVKTGSTLKNVMSQADANGMFSFDFQYNFNAGSYNINVFEGDVQYGTYHDFYYGIQFNKSSSGISFPVSKVYQYDVDKFKAYKVEAKDTVVNVNSQADRNKIKDLALQITKGKTNNYDKLLAINNWVADNIYYDYDMLSGKTGYRDAIGTLNAKRSVCQGYAELTAALTRSIGIPCKIVIGWGNNNHTDWSTLKNGQSNHAWNAAYVDGRWVILDTTWNSRNEYENGKYTKGEKRYKYFDATIEGFSWDHRIESTY, encoded by the coding sequence ATGAAAAGATTTTTAAAATCAAAGAATTTTGTATTAGCATTCGTTTTAGTATTCTTATTACAAAATGTACAAGTACTTGCTAGTACTACTACATCAAGTAGTGTTCCAACAACTAGCATTAAACAAGTTTCCACATCATCTATAAAAGTTTCAGCAAGTTCAACTGTTGCTGTAAAATCACTATCAATAAATAAGTGGTCTTTATCAGCTCCTATAGCATATAAGGAAACTTTAAAAGCAACTATATCACCAAGTAATGCAACAAATAAGAGGTTGGAGTGGAGCTCTAGTAATCCCAAAGTAGTTAAAGTTGATTCTACGGGAACAATTACTGCATTAGCAGTAGGAAATGCGACTATTTGGGCAGAGTCAGCTGATAATTGGAGGATTTTTGATACTTGTTCTGTACAAGTTCTTCCTTCTGTGTCTGGAGTAAAACTTAATAAAACTTCTACAACAATAGCGAAGAATGGAAAAGAAACATTACAGGTTTCGATACTTCCTAGTAATGCAGGAAATAAGAGTGTAACTTGGAGTTCTAACAATTCTAAAGTTGCTACAGTAGATAAAAATGGTGTAGTAACTGGAATAAATGATGGTACAGCTGTTATAACTGCTAGGACAGTTGATAAAGCAAAAACAGCTACATGCACAGTTAAGGTTGTAACAGTTCCAGTTACAAGTGTAGGTCTTAATAAAACTTCTACAACTTTAGCGAAAGGATATAAGGAAGCATTAGCTGCTACAGTAGCCCCAAGTAACGCTACAAATAAGAATGTAACTTGGAGTACAAGTAATCCTAAGATCGCTACAGTAGATAGCAATGGTGTTGTCACAGCAACAGGAGTTGGAAGCGCTGTAATAACTGCAAAAACAGTTTCTCAATCAAAGGCGGCTTCATGTAAAGTAACTGTAAATGATATAACCGCTCAATATAAACCATCTAATTTTAAGAATCAATACATAGAAGTTAAAGCAGTAAATTCTAATACATTAAGAGTAACAGGTAAGCTTATCAATGGTTCTAAGTATTTATTAGCTGATGTAACAGATGTAAAAACAGGAAGTACACTAAAAAATGTAATGTCACAAGCAGATGCCAATGGAATGTTTTCTTTTGACTTTCAATATAATTTTAATGCTGGAAGTTATAATATAAATGTTTTTGAGGGCGATGTTCAATATGGAACTTATCATGATTTCTATTATGGAATTCAATTTAATAAAAGTTCTAGTGGAATATCATTCCCAGTGTCTAAAGTATATCAGTATGATGTGGACAAGTTCAAAGCTTATAAAGTAGAAGCTAAAGATACTGTAGTGAACGTAAACTCACAAGCAGATAGAAACAAGATTAAGGATTTGGCACTTCAAATTACTAAAGGAAAGACCAACAATTATGATAAGCTTTTAGCAATAAATAATTGGGTAGCTGATAATATATATTATGATTATGATATGCTTAGTGGAAAAACAGGATACAGAGATGCCATAGGAACTCTTAATGCAAAGCGCTCTGTTTGTCAAGGATATGCAGAATTAACTGCTGCCTTAACAAGATCAATTGGTATACCATGCAAAATAGTTATTGGCTGGGGAAATAACAATCATACAGATTGGAGTACTCTTAAAAATGGACAAAGTAATCATGCATGGAATGCAGCTTATGTAGATGGAAGATGGGTAATATTAGATACTACTTGGAATTCACGAAATGAGTATGAAAATGGAAAGTATACAAAAGGTGAGAAGCGCTATAAGTATTTTGATGCAACAATAGAAGGTTTTTCATGGGATCATAGAATAGAATCAACATACTAA